From Triticum aestivum cultivar Chinese Spring chromosome 4A, IWGSC CS RefSeq v2.1, whole genome shotgun sequence, a single genomic window includes:
- the LOC123082430 gene encoding uncharacterized protein, protein MAIIKQSLIVLVLLICGAGGSTTPAPEPALLTQDNLCVGISTTNEEMVCVADGALACFAENVVTDELTFTPCFVTAAGECLAKDKEEPSKNHCIGLEISDLKCLGDSAWTCYNSFTGYIPPAFIACFQGRAPMCTPQ, encoded by the exons ATGGCCATCATCAAGCAGTCGCTCATTGTCCTAGTGCTGCTCATATGCGGAGCAGGCGGCTCCACCACACCGGCGCCGGAGCCGGCGCTGCTGACGCAGGATAATCTGTGTGTCGGCATAAG CACTACCAACGAAGAGATGGTCTGCGTCGCCGACGGCGCACTGGCGTGCTTCGCCGAAAATGTAGTCACCGACGAGCTTACCTTCACGCCATGCTTCGTCACCGCCGCCGGCGAATGCTTGGCCAAGGATAAGGAGGAGCCCAGCAAGAACCACTGCATCGGCCTAGAGATCAGCGACCTGAAATGCCTTGGAGATAGCGCCTGGACCTGCTACAACAGCTTCACCGGGTACATCCCTCCCGCCTTCATCGCGTGCTTCCAAGGCAGAGCCCCCATGTGCACCCCACAGTGA